The DNA segment ATCTTGGACTAAAATATTGGAACAGATGAGTCTGATCCATTTCTCAAATAAACAATCATTATTTGATATAGATCATAAGAATTAATGCACAAACACATCTATACTGGCACCGATAGTACATTTCAGCCGTAAACATGAAAATGCAATGTAAACTATCTCGCATGCTGAAATATTGCGCACGCGCAATAGTAACCACACTACAGGGGCTCAAAATGCTATCATTCGTTAGCCTATCAGTCAGAAAGGTCGTTtgcatttgttattgtttttttgtaggcCATTGGcgttgaaatgttttttaaagagtAACAACACATGTGTTAATGTTTTTCTATGACTGATGATGGTAAGCACGACTCCGTTTTGCTTCACTTTTGGCAGAATGTGCCGAGGTGCTTCACAGAAAGTTCAAGCTTCATCAAAAATTGGCATTTATTCTCGCTACTGTCACGTTGTTAGGGGAACATCTGAGTCTGGTTGTCAACCACTGAACTCTAAGGTAAATTGACAGGTTCGACGTGGAGCTTCCACACCAGCGGAAAAGATTAAGAAAGTAAGCTAATAACGTGTTCTGTTTCATGTTTGCATTTGTCAACGTAGGTGCCATCAGGTCCGACGTGGGAGCCCATTCTAGAAGACCAGTTGCCACCGGTAAGAAGAGAAATTATGACTAATGTACAGATAAACAGGGAAGAGTGCGGTTGGTTGTCACGTTTTTGTCACGTTACCCCACCGTCAGGGGGCAGTGTTGCACGTTACGAGTATTGCAAAGAACCAGCTGCCTCCACAAATGAacatgttgatgtttttttgttttccagccaACGCGAGTAGCACCTGAGTTGGTGGACAAACTAGAGCGTCTGGCTTTGGTGGATTTCCGCACCAAAGAAGGACTGGCATGCCTGGAGAAAGCCATCCGATTTGCAGATCAGCTTCACCTCGTTGACACGACACAAGTAGAGCCCATGGATTCGGTTCTGGAGGACAGGTGTGTGCATGTTGCTTGCTGAATGGCTGCCATCTTTCCAGTTTTTCTCCCAACACGTGGACTGTCTCACTTGTAGGGTTTTATACTTGAGGGATGATGTGGTGATGGAAGGTGACCACGCTGAAGAACTTTTGCAGCTCTCCCAAAAAACTGTGGAGGAATATTACGTGGCACCGCCAGGTAAGACATTTGTGAcccaaaaataagtatttgtccTGCTTAAATATTGGTCAAGGAATTTGTTAATTTTTCTTAGAATATATTGTTTATCAATTGATTTATTTCACCACAGGAAATATTCCACTACCAAAGAAGGAAGAGCGAACAGCCATGTTGAAAAACTCTGAATTGTGACCACGTAACCAAATGTTGGCGATTTGTCTGCTGTTGGAAGAGTCTGAGATTATCCTTGAGAAAGGAAAGGAGCCAATTAAGCAAGTATGATATTGACGAGGGCGAGTTCAAGCGGAATGAGGAGAGTTAAGCTGTTGACGTGCGCCCACTGAGGCTCATCCATCAAGGCCAAGAAATGGCAAACGAGTAACTGGCCGACTACGTCAGATCTCTGTGCATCATCGACGTGACATTTCGTCTGAGAGAGGGCCAATCAATGGATCCATCTGCACTTCGGTTTGTTTGACTGCGACCACATAATTAATATTGTGTGCAGTAAACTTAagtgaaaaaaactaattctCAAATACATCAAGATTTTTGACAACTGCATTTAGTTTATGCATCACTGTATCACATTTGGCAGGTTACAACTCATTAGAACAACTTTAAATATAGTATCACCATATTGGAGTATTTTCAGTAGTAAAGCCATTCAGTTGTGAAGCTGTACATACTGATGTTTTATTGCAATCATTCaagtattaaaaatgtaatcaagTACATGCAGGGTGTGAATTATTGTCTGTCAGTAAAAGGCTTCAAAGCAGGCAgtaaaaatcagtttttgcCCAAAAGATCTTCCTCCGTCGAAATATCGCGATGGGCTACTTTCTTACAGTTGTGAGGTAAGCGTACCAAAATAAGGCGATGATGTTGGCAAATAGCACTCGgtactgaaagagaaaaaacaattattagACACAAAGAGCTGCTGGAGGCAAaaatcaggttaaaaaaaaattacctggACAGGCACAAAGTTGATGTTTATGAATTGGAAAGGTGTCCAGACTCTCCAGTTCATTTTAAGAGCACTCCAGTAACTTGCTTGAATCTTCTTTACAAAGGTATTCCATCCTTTAGCCTAGAAACACGTTCAAAAGACTATTGAGATGTATAAAATTTACATTGTAAACCAGGCCCCCAAGAAATCTAGGGTCCACTGCAGCAGACGCCAGGTGAATATCTCGCTAAATAATCGACATATTTAGAAAGCTTGCTTCATAACAAACGGTAATAACGTTGCCACAATTTAcgatagattttattttatgaccgttacaaacaaagcatgtttgaaaatgtgtcGAAAATTAATCTATAGCTATTTCCAGGTTCAAATAATGTACTCTagcgttatttttttctgccaacaTTATGGTGATAACCTCCCACTCATTTGAGAGCGA comes from the Stigmatopora nigra isolate UIUO_SnigA chromosome 22, RoL_Snig_1.1, whole genome shotgun sequence genome and includes:
- the LOC144215633 gene encoding glutamyl-tRNA(Gln) amidotransferase subunit C, mitochondrial-like, producing MMVSTTPFCFTFGRMCRGASQKVQASSKIGIYSRYCHVVRGTSESGCQPLNSKVPSGPTWEPILEDQLPPPTRVAPELVDKLERLALVDFRTKEGLACLEKAIRFADQLHLVDTTQVEPMDSVLEDRVLYLRDDVVMEGDHAEELLQLSQKTVEEYYVAPPGNIPLPKKEERTAMLKNSEL